TCCGCCGGGTTTGGTTCCGGCCAAATTGATGGTCGGTCTTTCGCCGACCTGCTGCGGGGACAGACCGACCAGCATCGCGAAACCGTCTTTTCAACCAACTCATCAGCGGCCCATCACACCTACCCGTTGCGAAGTGTTCGGACCCGACGTTTCCGATACGTGATGAATGTCGTGCCCGAATGGAATTTCACGACACAGACGGACCATAACCCATCGGCCGAAGGTCACGCGATGTGGAAATCATGGATCGCCAAGGCGAAATCGGATCCCGAGGTCGCACAGAAACTGCGGGAATACCATCGCCGTCCCGCCGAAGAGCTTTACGACCTGGAATCGGATCCTTCCGAACAACGCAACCTAGCGGCCGACCCCGGCTATGAAGCGGTCAAACGCCGGCATCGTCGCTTGCTGAATCAGTGGATTCGGCAAAGCGGCGATACGTTACAACGACACGGCCCGCCCATGGACGTCTTGTTGGAAGTCCCGGCCACCCACCAGTCTAAGGCAACAGATTCGCCTTAGTTTCTTCGTCGATACGTGCACGCTGTTCCTTGTTCAAGCCTTGTTGGAAGTGAATCTCCGGCTTGAAATAGACGTGGTGTTTTTTCATCGACGGGTCATCGACATCGCGACTGAGATCACAATCAAACCTGGCCAGAATCGCGTGATTCTTCTTCCAATTTCCCGTGGCGTTGGTGAAGTGCGAAAGTCCCCAAGTGATACCGCGGCCGTCATCGGTATCGGTGAAGGCATCTTTGATAAAAGGGCCGCCCGCGTTGGGCATCAATTCCACGATCGATTTGATTTCAAAGTTGACCCAGTCTTCGGCATACTGGACCGTGTTGTGTTCATTGCCGTCGCGGATAACCAGCGCGGCGACTCCTTTCTTGAACGGGAATAAAGTCGTCTCGTGGCCTGAATTGACCACCGGGTTCAACGGATGCTTGGTGAACGGCCCCAACGGGTCATCGGCGATGGCCAAACCGTGCATGCGAATGTAGGGATCACCGTTGCTGTCGGACTTGTAGTACAGATAGATCTTACCGTTGTGCACCAGCGGATAAGGATCATGAATCGAATACTGATCCCACTGCCCCGGCGGGCCGTTGGGGATGACGATTTTATGAGTCGGATGCCAAGGGCCATCGGGTGAATCAGCCCAGGAAACGGACACCGGACAATCATCGCCGCGGGTTCCACTGGCTTCCATGAAGCCTTGGTAATACAGGTAGTACTTTCCTTTCCACACCAAGATGTCGGTGGTGGTCACCGATCGCCAACCCACGTTCGGCTTGGGTGGTCGCGGCACAGCCACGCCTTGTTCCTTCCAAACGAAACCGTCTTCGCTGGTTGCGTACCAGATGTCGGCCAGATCCCAATCGGCCGACGGAATCACATCGGTGCTGTTGCCCGCGCCTTGTGGCGGTGTGGGGGTGTCACGCTTGGTGTACCAGACGTAATACTTTCCATCGACCGCAATGATCTTGGATGGATCGCGACGCGAAATCGTTCCGTCGTGGCCGTTGTAATCAAAGCCCTTCAAACGCGTGTACTTGAACTGCGTGAACAGCTCGTTGTTCTCCGGTCGCGGCGCCGGGTAGGCCGTGTAATTCCGCTCCATGGCGGCGCTCAGCGGCAAGTCGGGCTTCTGGTCTGGAAACTGATAGGGAAAACCGGTCGGGGGATCGGCGTGGATTTGTCCGCCGGCGGCTGCCAGCAACAGACCCGCCAGCGTTAGAATGACGCGTTCTGGTTCGATCATCTTGGTCAACATCTCGTTGTGTCTCGCAAAGAAACTAGCATGGGGGTGGCCCGCGGCGTTGGACGCAGGGCCGGACCGGCCGATTCGGAACCGGTTTTCCTAGCCTAGCACGCCCTTTCACCGCCCGTGACAGGGGGACCGCAAAGCCAACGACCGCTGCGCAGCTCCGCCCGTCATCCCGCCCGATGCTTGAACAACGTCGCCCGCAAATCGCACTGCTCGTCGAAGCGTCACGCGCGTACGGTCGTGAACTGCTGCGCGGCGTCGCCTACTACGCCCGCACGCAAGTCCACTGGTCGTTGCTTCATCAAGAAATGATGCTGGATTCCACCGTTCCGCCGTGGATGTCTGATTCGCGAATCGACGGGGTGATCGCTCGCGTCGATCGACACGTGATCGATCCGCTTCGCAAGTTGGGTGTCCCGATCGTTGATGTCCGCTGCAACCGAAAGTTTTCGGGCATTCCCCAAGTCGAAACCGACAACCACCGTGTCGCCGAAGTGGCGTTCAAGCATTTGTGGAACCGGGGCTTTCGACGATTCGCGTACTGTGGCTTCCGCTTTGCCACCTATTCCGAAACTCGTCTGGATGCGTTTCGTGCTTGCGTCCAGCAATCCGGGTGCCCGTTCACCGCCTATCAATCCGAAGGCAAGCTGGGCAGCCAATTGACCACGCTGGAATGCCAAGGTCTGTCCGACACCAAACCCTTGACCGAATGGCTTTCCAAGTTGCAGCGTCCCACCGGATTGTTTGTTTGCAACGACATCCGTGGCCAGCAAGTTTTGAACGCGTGTCGCGGTATCGGTATTTCGATCCCGGATGATGTCGGCGTGATCGGTGTGGACGACGACGACGCGATCTGTCTGATGTGCGACCCACCGTTGTCCAGTGTCCGACCCGATGCGGAACGCGTCGGATACCGGGCGGCCGAGATCCTTCACCAGATGATTTCCGGGCATCCGCCGGACCGCGAAGTCGAACTGATTCCGCCGTGCCATGTGTCCGAGCGTGAATCTACCCGAGTCGTTGCCGTTGACGATGTCGAACTGGCCAAGGTGTGCCGATACATTCGCCAGAACGCTTGTCAGGGAATCAACGTCAACGACATCACAGAAATCTCCAATCTGTCGCGCCGGCAATTGGAACGACGGTTTCGTGAAGAACTTGGACGCACACCGCACGAGATGATCACCGCGACGCAACTTGATCGTGTCAAACAACTGCTGCGTGAAACCGACATGACGCTGGAACAGATCGCGGCCAAAGCCGGCTATGCCCACAAAGAAAGCCTGAGTGCGGTTTTCAAGCGCGAAACCGGATTGACCCCAGGCGTGTATCGCACCAAACACCGCGATTCCAAATAGTCGATCGGTGTCGCGATCCCTTACGTGATTGACGCAATCTTTGACCCCACCACAACCACGGTCGATCAAAATGCGTCTCCGTCTTCACGTCGATACTTAAAAGACCAAAGTCGTCATCGACCGGTCCGATCACCCATCACAGCAGGATCAACGAATGTCACCCAAACGATCGATACTTGTGATCGTGACTAGCTTGACGTTTGGCATGTTGTCATTGCCAACCGCACATGCAGCATCCGCTGACGAGCGCCCCAACATCCTGTTCATTTTTGCTGATGACTGGGGCTGGGGCGATCTGGGATGCCACGGCCACCCCTATGTCGAAACACCAAACATCGATCGCCTGGCGCGAGAGGGCACCGACTTTCACCGCTTCACCGTCGCCAGTGGTGTCTGTTCGCCCAGTCGCACGGCGGTGATGACCGGTCGGTTTCCCGCACGCTTCAACATCGACGGCCATTTCGCTTGGGTGCCCAGCAATGCGAAACGCAACATGCCCGATTGGTTGGATCCCAATGCGACGACCTTACCCGGATTGCTGAAATCAGCAGGCTACGCCACGGCCCATTACGGCAAGTGGCACTTGTCCAACGACATGATCCCGGACTCTCCGTCGCCAGGCGTCTATGGATACGACGACCACGGTGCATTCAATTGCTCCGGCGAACAAATGCCGGTCCACGACGACGCCGATCGTGCCATCGCGTTCATCGAACAAGCGAATCAAAACGACCAACCCTTCTTCATTAACCTGTGGATTCACGAACCCCATACGCCGTTTCACGTGATTCCAAAGTACCGCTGGCAATTTCGTGACGCGGGTCTATCCGAAGCCGACGAAATTTATGCGGCGGTACTCGCCCACGCCGATGACCGCATCGGCGAAGTGCTGGACGCATTGGACCGTTTCGGAATTGCGGACAACACGCTGGTCATCTTTAGTTCCGACAACGGCCCCGCACGCGCATCGAGGCCGACATCAATGGAATTGACCTACGACACGGCGACTGGTGCCGGATTCGGGATCGCCGCATCCAAAGGCATCACCGCGGGTCGAAAAGGCTACAAGAGTTCGCTGTTCGAAGGCGGCATCAACGT
The Crateriforma spongiae DNA segment above includes these coding regions:
- a CDS encoding AraC family transcriptional regulator, which codes for MLEQRRPQIALLVEASRAYGRELLRGVAYYARTQVHWSLLHQEMMLDSTVPPWMSDSRIDGVIARVDRHVIDPLRKLGVPIVDVRCNRKFSGIPQVETDNHRVAEVAFKHLWNRGFRRFAYCGFRFATYSETRLDAFRACVQQSGCPFTAYQSEGKLGSQLTTLECQGLSDTKPLTEWLSKLQRPTGLFVCNDIRGQQVLNACRGIGISIPDDVGVIGVDDDDAICLMCDPPLSSVRPDAERVGYRAAEILHQMISGHPPDREVELIPPCHVSERESTRVVAVDDVELAKVCRYIRQNACQGINVNDITEISNLSRRQLERRFREELGRTPHEMITATQLDRVKQLLRETDMTLEQIAAKAGYAHKESLSAVFKRETGLTPGVYRTKHRDSK
- a CDS encoding sulfatase family protein — protein: MLSLPTAHAASADERPNILFIFADDWGWGDLGCHGHPYVETPNIDRLAREGTDFHRFTVASGVCSPSRTAVMTGRFPARFNIDGHFAWVPSNAKRNMPDWLDPNATTLPGLLKSAGYATAHYGKWHLSNDMIPDSPSPGVYGYDDHGAFNCSGEQMPVHDDADRAIAFIEQANQNDQPFFINLWIHEPHTPFHVIPKYRWQFRDAGLSEADEIYAAVLAHADDRIGEVLDALDRFGIADNTLVIFSSDNGPARASRPTSMELTYDTATGAGFGIAASKGITAGRKGYKSSLFEGGINVPFIARWPGKIRAGAIDPDLMISAVDLLPTFCEIAHAELPDAYRGDGISQAAYLAGNAPTGRAKPLYWKLRSSWPPSKSRPHHWASYCVVQNEWKLLANADGSYVEMYDIVKDPMELVDIQASNQEVAQRLNEQLNDWKSTLPESPDPAFFSELRSQ
- a CDS encoding glycoside hydrolase family 117 protein; the encoded protein is MLTKMIEPERVILTLAGLLLAAAGGQIHADPPTGFPYQFPDQKPDLPLSAAMERNYTAYPAPRPENNELFTQFKYTRLKGFDYNGHDGTISRRDPSKIIAVDGKYYVWYTKRDTPTPPQGAGNSTDVIPSADWDLADIWYATSEDGFVWKEQGVAVPRPPKPNVGWRSVTTTDILVWKGKYYLYYQGFMEASGTRGDDCPVSVSWADSPDGPWHPTHKIVIPNGPPGQWDQYSIHDPYPLVHNGKIYLYYKSDSNGDPYIRMHGLAIADDPLGPFTKHPLNPVVNSGHETTLFPFKKGVAALVIRDGNEHNTVQYAEDWVNFEIKSIVELMPNAGGPFIKDAFTDTDDGRGITWGLSHFTNATGNWKKNHAILARFDCDLSRDVDDPSMKKHHVYFKPEIHFQQGLNKEQRARIDEETKANLLP